A single window of Hippocampus zosterae strain Florida chromosome 15, ASM2543408v3, whole genome shotgun sequence DNA harbors:
- the dnajb4 gene encoding dnaJ homolog subfamily B member 4 — translation MGKDYYKTLGISKGATEEDIKKAYKKQALKWHPDKNKSAAAEEKFKEIAEAYEVLSDPKKRDIYDQHGEEGLKGGSGPPGDSQGNNFTYTFHGDPHATFATFFGGSNPFEMFFGRKAGNARDDEDMEVDGNDPFGSFSSFNLNGFPRDVHSGQGGQHQQQRCKQDPAIVHELRVSLEEVFHGCTKRMKISRKRLNPDGRTMRTEDKILTIEIKRGWKEGTKITFPREGDESPNTIPADIVFVIKDKPHPHFRREGSNIVYPVRVSLRQSLCGCSVTVSTIDGNTCNMKITDVVKPGMRKTVAGQGLPLPKNPEQRGDLVVEFDVNFPETLPSNAKDVLKRHLPT, via the exons ATGGGAAAAGATTACTACAAAACGCTTGGCATCAGTAAAGGAGCCACGGAAGAGGATATCAAGAAAGCATACAAAAAGCAGGCGTTGAAATGGCACCCAGACAAGAATAAATCTGCGGCAGCAGAGGAGAAATTCAAGGAGATTGCGGAGGCTTACGAAGTCCTTAGCGACCCCAAAAAAAGGGACATCTATGACCAGCATGGAGAAGAAG GACTCAAGGGAGGAAGCGGTCCACCCGGTGACAGTCAAGGCAACAACTTTACATACACCTTCCATGGAGACCCCCACGCCACCTTTGCCACCTTCTTTGGCGGCTCCAACCCCTTTGAGATGTTCTTTGGGCGCAAGGCGGGCAACGCGCGTGACGACGAGGACATGGAGGTGGATGGAAACGACCCCTTCGGCTCTTTCAGCAGCTTCAACCTCAACGGATTCCCACGGGACGTGCACTCTGGCCAAGGCGGGCAACATCAACAGCAGCGGTGCAAGCAGGACCCGGCCATCGTCCACGAGCTCAGGGTCTCCCTGGAGGAGGTCTTCCATGGCTGCACCAAGCGGATGAAGATCTCTCGCAAGCGTCTGAATCCGGATGGTAGGACCATGCGCACGGAAGACAAGATTCTCACCATCGAGATTAAACGAGGGTGGAAGGAAGGGACCAAGATTACGTTCCCACGGGAAGGAGACGAGTCGCCCAACACCATCCCGGCGGACATTGTATTTGTCATTAAGGACAAGCCGCATCCACACTTCCGACGTGAGGGTTCTAACATCGTGTATCCCGTCCGGGTCAGCTTGCGACAG TCGTTGTGTGGATGCTCAGTGACCGTGTCCACCATCGATGGCAACACATGCAACATGAAGATCACCGACGTGGTGAAGCCAGGCATGAGGAAAACGGTGGCGGGCCAGGGACTGCCTTTACCTAAAAACCCAGAGCAGAGAGGAGACCTGGTGGTGGAGTTTGATGTGAACTTTCCGGAAACGTTGCCCAGCAATGCGAAAGATGTCCTGAAGCGCCACCTACCCACTTAG